GTGACGTGCAAGTAGAAACTTTAGTGCATTTATTTACCTTTGTGCTGCGGGACAGTGAAGTGCTCCGAACTCCGCCACTTCTCCAACTTGCAAAACGTTGGGCGTCATTGTAAAACCGTGACAGTTTTTCCAGACAATTTATAAAGTCATCGGGAGACAGTCCCGTAATTCTTCCACGACTTTTTCGGCAAGACAACCTCTCACTCCGTTGACAATTTTTCTCGTGGGACAGTCCCGCGCTGACTTTGTGAAAAAACTTATCGGGGACAGACAATCAAGTTTTACAAAGGACACTCCATCGTTTGGTGACAGTGACTAAATAAATACAAAATACATTTCTCGGCTGACTCCCGATAGCTATCGGGATTTGCAACTCTTCATCGCTGTTCATCGGCAGACAACAACTTTATTCGCGGACAGCCAAGCAACAAAATAAATTCAGCGGGACAGTTGCTTTTGTTCCGACCGTTTTTCCCGCCAGACAACTTTTCATCGGACAGACAGAAAATAAAAATCAAAAACAAAATACACGGGGCGTTCTCGTCAGACAACTTTTTCGCGCAGACAGTTTTATTTTTCATTCGCGGACAGTAACGGACGACAAAAAAGAACAACGAACGCCCAACACGGGGTTTGCGCTATGGCGGTTGACATTTAATTTGAAAGTTTCTGCTTTTAATTATCTTCGCATCGGGGGACAGTGAAGTGGTTTTTAATCCGCCACATCGCAAACCCCGAAACCGTTAGGGGCAAGTTTCAAAGCGACATCAACGCTTGACACTTTCTCCACAAACGTTTTGCAGTGGACAAAAAAATAATTCTTCGACAGACACATGAGCCACCTCGGCTCGACAGTTCTTGACAGCCATTCTCGGCTGACAAGTTTTTTCTTGCGTAACAGTTTCGCGCGGTCAGACAGTTTCTAAACATTTACAAACTTAAATCAAAACAAAATGAAAAAGACAGCAATATTTTTACTCGGTGCATTGACAGTCGGACTGCTTGCATTCAAGGTTGCAACATACGACACAAAAAATAGCACAGCAGAAGTAGACCAAATTCAAGGTGTGTATGTTTTTATTAAAGCTAAACCCGTTAAGGAATATGAATTTCTCGGAGTTGTAAAAGGTCCGACCTTTGGTTCAGAACAGATGGATGATATGTTAGATTATATGTTGAAGCGTGTGAAAAAAGATTATCCAAGTGCAAACGGAATTTTATTTGATGGCCCTATTAAAAGAAGTGACAATACAAAAGTAAGTGCTGTAAAATTCAAAGACTAAACTCACACCTTTATGATTATCACAACTCAAAACAACAATACAATCGAAATTGAAAACTCTCTAACTGGGAAGGAAACAATCAAACACAACGGGAAAGAAGTTTCATCGAAGAGAACAATGATGGGAGGCATTCATATTTTTAAAGTCAATGAGGATAACGAAGAAGTACAATATGAAGTTGACATAAAATCTCGTTGGCACGGCTTCGGACATTATGTAACTATCAGACGAAAAGGAGAATTAATTTTCTCAAACAAATAATTTTGTCTGTGCGGAGTATCTTTCAGGTTTGTCGTGTGACTGTCCTCGCAGACAATTTCTTCGGGGACAATTTTTCGACTGACAGTTTTTCCTCGACTGTTTCGCTTGTTTCGTGGGACAGTCACAGCAGACAAACCAGCCCCTAACATCCGCTTGCCTCAATGGCGGTTTTCGTTCGGGAAAAATGTTTTGTGTATTTAATTATCTTTGTGCTGGCAGACAGTTCCTCGCTTTTAATCCGCCACTGCGGCAAGCGGAGGAACGTTAGCAACAACACCCAAATACAAAAAAATCAACGTTAGACAGTTACTTCGTACTTTTACGGCAATTCAAATCCAATGAAAAAAATTCTTCTCGCCTTGACAGCCGTTCTCGCGCTGACAGTTGCGCGCGGTCAGACAGCAAATGAGAAATTTCAAAAGTTTCTAGACAATCAAGACAGTTTAGTGAATCTTGCTTATCAAAAGCATGATGGAAAAATGTATGAAAAACTAAATGAAAAATTTTTAATTGAATACAACAAACTTCCCGACAGTGACAAAAAAGCATTTGCTACTGCATTGAATGGAAGATATTATGACATCTGTTGTACTTTTTCACTTACCAACGACAAACCAAATGCTTTGAAATATTTTAAGAAAGCCATTGAAGTAGGTTTCATTGACTATGCTCACATAAAACAGGACAGCGACTTAGACAACATTAGAAATGAAAAAGAATTTAAAGACCAGTTAGAAAAGTTAAAAAATATCGGAGATTATCTTTACATTCTGAAAAAAGCAGACAAATATAATCTTGCCGACAACAGACCGCTTCCAAAATTTACTTATCAATCAAAAGACAATCCCAATCTAATTGCTTTGCGAAAAGGGTTCAAACTTGACAGCATCGCAGGACAAGGAAGCGAAGTTTTTAAAATCATTAATCTTCTACATTGGATACATTATTTAATTCCGCATGACGGCAATCATCCAAACCCAGAAGTAAAAAATGCAATGAGTATGATTGCCGAGTGCAAGCGGGACAGCAGAGGATTAAATTGTAGAGGTCTCGCGACAGTTTTGAATGAGTGTTATTTATCATTAGGAATTAAATCAAGGATTGTTACCTGCTCTCCAAAAGACAGTTTGAAAATAGACAGCGACTGCCATGTAATAAACATGGTTTATTCCGACAGTTTAAAAAAATGGTTATGGATTGACCCAACAAATGACGCTTATGTAATGAATGAAAAAGGAGAATTGCTAAGCATTGAAGAAGTGAGGGAAAGAGTAATCAATGATAAACCTCTTATCTTAAATCCTGACGCAAATTGGAACAGAAAAACATCTGCAACTAAACAAGAATATTTATATCACTACATGGCAAAAAATCTTTACATGTTTGACTGCCCCGTAAACAGTGAATACAACATGGAGACAAGAGGGGAAGGAAAAAATTTATCTTACATACAACTTCTGCCGTTGGACTATTTCGCGCAATCACAAGACAAAGTAGAAAACAAACATGAAAATGCTAACACCATCTCGACAACTTACAAGACAAACAACCCAAAACTATTTTGGACAGCACCGTAATATCCGACAGCGGACAAATACTTTCTCTCTTGACCGTTGCGCTCGGCAGACCGCTTCTCTCTCGGTGGACAATTTCGCACGGACAAACAAGACGTGGGGTGCTGTTGCTAACATCAAATTTGCTCTATGCGGGCTGACGTTTAAGTTTGAAAATTTGTATCTTCGATTTATATTTGCAATGGCGGACAAATTAGTTTTCATAAATCCCGCACAGCGCAAATTTGAGGAACGTTGGCAGCAATGTTAAACGGACAATCAATCACGACAGTTTGTAAAGTCATCGGGGGACTGTCTTTCAATTTTTCTTCGCTGACTTTTTATCACCAGACAATTTCTCCGTTGACAATTTTCTCGTGGGACAGTCCCGCGCTGACTTTTAGAAAAAAAATTATCGGACAGACAATCGTTCAACATTTCTACCAACGCTAAACTTGACAACTATACAAAATGGTAAAGGGGACAATTACTAAAATCATTGAGGCAACTCCAGACAAGACAGTTTGCGAAATCAAACTTGAGGAGTATGCGTTTGTTCACGGCTTGACAGACCGCACTTTCATCGGGACAGTTCAGTCAATCGGCAACGAGACACGCAAAGACAAAATCGCAGAACAAATAAAATCTCTGCTGGGCAGACAAATTGAAATGTCGGTCATTCCATCGGACAACACTTCAATCTTCATTGAAAAATGGTAACGGTGGACAGTGACGAAAGAAAAAGAAACACTGCTGCCAACACGGGGTTTGCGCTATGGCGGTTGACATTTAATTTGAAAGTTCGTGCAAGTAATTATCTTTGCAGCGGGGGACAGTTTTGTGGTTTCTACTCCGCCACATCGCAAACCCCGAAACCGTTAACTGCAAGCGTCAAACAACAAACAGCCAGACAGCACCACGACAACTCTTCGGCAGACAATTTTGTAAATATGACAGAAAAACAAAAGACACCTACACGCTTCGTAGACTTCCATGCAGGTGCGGACAGCGTAGTAGATAGAACATCAAAAACCATGAGACAATGAGACAAATACTTCTATGTTTTCTAATTACACTTTGTTTGACATCGTGTGACTTTATGAATTATAAAAACAAACCAAAGGATCAGTCTGACGCAAATGTTAATGAGTGGAACGAAGCCTATCATCCTAATTTAAAACCTATGTATGGTAAAGCCCCAAGGACAAAAGAGCAAATCTCAGCAGACAAAGAATATGTAGACGCTATGCTAAAAATTCATGGTGACAAATACAAGGCGGCAAAAAATGCAGCAAGAGATGGTTGGTATTATTTCTTTCACGAGACAATGGATACAGCCATGTTTCGCTTTAATCAATGTTGGTTAATTGACAGCACTTACGCAGAAAGTTATTTTGGATTTGCAGCAATAAGAGAATATCAAGGTTTAAGAAATGACGCAGAAACATTTTATCAGATGGCTTATAAGACAGATAAGTCCGACACTTTATCAAAACATTGTTTATATACGATTGCCAACATAAAAGAAAAACAAAAAGACACGCTTGGGTTAATTAAAGCCTTCCAACGTGCGTACAATAAATTTCCTAACGATGGAATCGCAACGGGAAAATTAGGTTTCTTCTATTCTGCAATCAATAAACCCGACAGCGCATTAAAATATTACAACATCACCGTTGACCTTGACCCAGAATACGAACAAACATACATCAATAGAGGTTGGTATTATTTTCAAAATAAAAAATTAAAAGAAGCATTAAAAGATTTTACAACAGCCATTGAAAAAAACAATAAATCAATAAGTGCTTATGCAAATCGCGCTTTAGTACTTATGGAGGACAAGCAATATCCAGCAGCAATCTCTGACATTAGACAATGTATCATTTTCGACCCGAAATATCCAAACTTTCATAGTGGATTAGCGGAATGTTACTTTCAATTAAATCAAAAGGACAAAGGATGTGAAGAACTTAATATCGGCATTCAAAAAGGCGGACAGTTTTCCGAACTACAAAGACAACATCATTGCAAGTAATCAGAATAACGTAGACAAGATAACGTTCCGGCAGACGAAACGCCTGCAGTTAACAGCAAGTTGCCGCCAGTCGGGCTGACGTTTTCACAGGACAGTGATTCTTTTTATCTTTGTTGTGTATCGGCAGACAATGATTCGTTTCATTTTCCGCCCGAGACGGCAACTTGCGGAACGTTAGCAGCAATTCAGCCACCGGACAATTTTTCGTTGGACAATTGCGCTTTAACGTTTCGACAATGAAGCAAAAGAAAAACAATCGCGGGGTTCGACAGATTATCATTTATGGAATGACGCGACAACAACAAATTAAATTAATCCAGCGCAGGGACAGCTCTTTCACGCTCGACAGTTTCGCAAACAAGACAGACAATGAAGTTCGCAACGTTGCGCTCTCGGTGGACAAAAACTTTATCACAGACCGACAGAATAAAAATAAAAACATCGGCTGACAGCTTTCAACTATTCATCGCTATTCATCGGCAGACAGCAAAAAATAAATTCAGCATGGGACAGCAACTTCTTTTCCCGACCGCTTTGCATCGGCAGACAACTTTTCAAACAAACAACAAAACATTCGCGGGACAACTGTTCAGTTTTTTTGTGTGCCTGTCCTCGTTGGACAATTTCTTCACGACAATCTTTCTCGTCAGACAGCGATTTCATTTTCAGTTGCGCCTTCATCGTGGGACAGACACGACAAAGAAAACTGCTGCTAACAGCAAGTTTGCGCTATGCGGGCTGACGTTTATGTTTTAAAAACTGTATCTTCGGTTTATGTTTGTAATGGCAGACAATTTTGTATTTCAAAATCCCGCACATCGCAAACTTGCGGAACGTTAGCAATAATGCCCAAATACAAAAAATGCAACTTTAGACAGTAACTTTACATCTTAACTGAACGGGCAAGATAATTTACATTTTAGTTTATTAAAAATAAGTTTATGACTTATATTTACAAAAAGAAAAGACAATGAAAAAACTTCTACTCGTCTCGACAGTTTTCCTCGCCCTCACAGTTGCGCATGGACAATCATCAAATTGGCTTTGGGCAAAGAGTGCAGCAGGAACAGGTGGTGATGAGGGCTATTCCGTAAGCGCAGATGCAATAGGGAATGTTTATGTTACTGGTTCATTCACCAGCCCCACCATCACTTTTGGGACAACCACCCTCACCAATACAAATAATAATGCTGAAGTATTCATTACTAAATACGATGCGAATGGAAATGTGCTTTGGGCGAAAAGTGCAACAGGAACAGGTGTTGACGAAGGTTATTCAGTAAGCACAGATGCAGGAGGCAATGTATTTGTGACAGGATATTTTTGGAGCCCCACCATCACTTTCGGTTCTACCACACTTACCAATGCCGGTGGTTTTGATGTGTTTATTGCCAAATACGATTCAAATGGAAATGTGCTTTGGGCGAACAATACAGGGGGTACTGCTGATGATGTAGGTACTTCTGTAAGTGCAGATGCAGGAGGCAATGTGTTTCTTACAGGATATTTTAAAAGTACAGCAATTACTTTCGGTTCCACCACACTCACTAACACCGGTTTTGATAATATATTTATTGTAAAATACGATGCGAATGGGAATGCGCTTTGGGCGAAAAGTGCAGGAGGAACAGGGGCTTTTAGTGTTGTAGGTTTTTCAGCAAGCGCAAATGCAGCAGGGAATGTGTTTGTAACAGGAGGATTTGGTGGAAGTCCCACAGTAACTTTCGGTTCCACCACACTCACCAATTCAGGTGGCGGTGATGTATTTGTTGCCAAATATGATTCTGGTGGAAATGTGGTTTGGGTGAAAAGTGTAGGTGGAACAGGTGGTGATTATGGCAACAGTGTCTCTGCCGATACCAGCGGAGATGTATTTGTAACAGGAAGGTTTACA
Above is a window of Bacteroidota bacterium DNA encoding:
- a CDS encoding transglutaminase domain-containing protein, giving the protein MKKILLALTAVLALTVARGQTANEKFQKFLDNQDSLVNLAYQKHDGKMYEKLNEKFLIEYNKLPDSDKKAFATALNGRYYDICCTFSLTNDKPNALKYFKKAIEVGFIDYAHIKQDSDLDNIRNEKEFKDQLEKLKNIGDYLYILKKADKYNLADNRPLPKFTYQSKDNPNLIALRKGFKLDSIAGQGSEVFKIINLLHWIHYLIPHDGNHPNPEVKNAMSMIAECKRDSRGLNCRGLATVLNECYLSLGIKSRIVTCSPKDSLKIDSDCHVINMVYSDSLKKWLWIDPTNDAYVMNEKGELLSIEEVRERVINDKPLILNPDANWNRKTSATKQEYLYHYMAKNLYMFDCPVNSEYNMETRGEGKNLSYIQLLPLDYFAQSQDKVENKHENANTISTTYKTNNPKLFWTAP
- a CDS encoding tetratricopeptide repeat protein, whose translation is MNYKNKPKDQSDANVNEWNEAYHPNLKPMYGKAPRTKEQISADKEYVDAMLKIHGDKYKAAKNAARDGWYYFFHETMDTAMFRFNQCWLIDSTYAESYFGFAAIREYQGLRNDAETFYQMAYKTDKSDTLSKHCLYTIANIKEKQKDTLGLIKAFQRAYNKFPNDGIATGKLGFFYSAINKPDSALKYYNITVDLDPEYEQTYINRGWYYFQNKKLKEALKDFTTAIEKNNKSISAYANRALVLMEDKQYPAAISDIRQCIIFDPKYPNFHSGLAECYFQLNQKDKGCEELNIGIQKGGQFSELQRQHHCK
- a CDS encoding T9SS type A sorting domain-containing protein translates to MKKLLLVSTVFLALTVAHGQSSNWLWAKSAAGTGGDEGYSVSADAIGNVYVTGSFTSPTITFGTTTLTNTNNNAEVFITKYDANGNVLWAKSATGTGVDEGYSVSTDAGGNVFVTGYFWSPTITFGSTTLTNAGGFDVFIAKYDSNGNVLWANNTGGTADDVGTSVSADAGGNVFLTGYFKSTAITFGSTTLTNTGFDNIFIVKYDANGNALWAKSAGGTGAFSVVGFSASANAAGNVFVTGGFGGSPTVTFGSTTLTNSGGGDVFVAKYDSGGNVVWVKSVGGTGGDYGNSVSADTSGDVFVTGRFTSPTLTFGSTTLTNIGTADVFVAKYDSNGNVLWVKGAGGVNWDEAYSASADASGNVFVTGKFDSPTITFGSTTLTPPPANCTPQCDPIFIVKYDATGNVLCASALASGGDDQNGVSADPFGNAYITSDFYAIPFIVGSDTLTLTGAENVFVAKYHCDNTSAINELSNKERIFISPNPFSTQTTLQTDNLLHNATLTVYNFFGQTVAQIKNINGQTVTFSRDNLASGLYFVRLTEENKTIAVDKLVIADK